Genomic DNA from Nitrosarchaeum koreense MY1:
ATTTCACTTGGCCATGGTGGTGCAATCGCTCTTATGGTTTATGCATTTGGACATGTATCTGGCGCTCACATCAATCCAGCAGTTACAATTCCTATGATGATTACTAAAAAAATTGGAATTAAAGATGGTATTGGATATATTATCTCCCAAATAATTGGTGCAGTTGCAGCAGCTGCAACTCTTAAAGCAATTTTGCCAGAACTTGGTGCAAAAGTTAACTTTGGTACGCAAGGCGGTCCAAGCGAACTTATCAATAACAGTATTAGTTCTGGATTTGCAATAGAAGCAATTTTGACTTTCTTCTTAGTACTGGTAATTTTCATGACAGCCGTTCATAAAAAAGCATCACCTGGATGGCATGGATTTTCAATTGGTGGAATGGTATTTTTGATTCACCTCGTTGCAGTTCCATTAACTGGTGCGTCTGTAAATCCTGCAAGAACATTTGGTCCTGCATTGATTTCCGGAGCTTGGGAGTTTCAATGGTTGTATTGGGCAGCACCAATTCTAGGTGGCATAATTGCAGGTTTGATCATGAATTATATCTATGTCAACAAGGCCGAAAAAGAAGCATAATTTTTTTCAAATACCAAACGTTTTTAAAAATTTGATAGCACGATTCTGTTGGACTCGTTGCATAGCTTGGATAGTGCGAACGCTTGCGGAGCGTTAGGTCGTCGGTTCGAATCCGACCGAGCCCGCTTTACTTGAATTTTTAGATTCTAATTTGAAATGAAATTTTTAGAATGTTTTTGTCTTTCTTAAAAAAATAGTTACTGATATCATATAACATGCAGTAGATATAATTTCTGATA
This window encodes:
- a CDS encoding MIP/aquaporin family protein: MVNPRAYLAEAIATYGLVFFGPLSVIIAVASFGETLTTQSVLFISLGHGGAIALMVYAFGHVSGAHINPAVTIPMMITKKIGIKDGIGYIISQIIGAVAAAATLKAILPELGAKVNFGTQGGPSELINNSISSGFAIEAILTFFLVLVIFMTAVHKKASPGWHGFSIGGMVFLIHLVAVPLTGASVNPARTFGPALISGAWEFQWLYWAAPILGGIIAGLIMNYIYVNKAEKEA